A window of Sphingomonas adhaesiva contains these coding sequences:
- a CDS encoding IS1595 family transposase → MSVLSSPHFHDETEAFRFLESIVWANGVTCPHCGVVGGKVYDLAGVRGKPSAKSPEGAVRHGLKKCGECRKQFTVKVGTVFEHARMPLHKMLQAVHLMVSSKKGISAHQLSRVLEVQYKSAWFLAHRIREAMRSGDLAPFGGNGGAVEVDETFIGRIKGAPVKRAFHHKMKVLALVDRETGRARTMVVDNVSAATLLPIVQANVAREATVMTDEANAYRKLGDHFAGHGFTAHGAGQYVDYANPTIHTNTVEGYFSIFKRGMKGVYQHCGEQHLHRYLAEFEFRYNHRIANGFDDRQRGREALTGITGKRLTYARPDLDA, encoded by the coding sequence ATGTCCGTTCTGTCCAGCCCCCACTTTCACGATGAGACGGAAGCGTTCCGCTTCCTTGAAAGCATCGTGTGGGCGAACGGCGTGACGTGCCCGCACTGTGGTGTCGTGGGTGGCAAGGTTTACGACCTCGCTGGAGTGCGCGGTAAGCCGAGCGCGAAGTCGCCCGAAGGCGCGGTCCGTCATGGTCTGAAGAAGTGCGGCGAGTGCCGTAAGCAGTTCACGGTGAAGGTCGGAACCGTATTCGAGCATGCCCGCATGCCGCTCCACAAGATGCTCCAGGCCGTCCACCTGATGGTGTCGAGCAAGAAGGGCATCAGCGCTCACCAGCTTAGCCGGGTGCTAGAGGTGCAGTACAAGAGCGCGTGGTTCCTCGCTCACCGCATTCGCGAGGCAATGCGTTCCGGCGATCTGGCGCCCTTCGGCGGCAATGGTGGCGCTGTCGAAGTCGACGAGACCTTCATCGGCCGCATCAAGGGTGCCCCGGTCAAGCGCGCGTTCCACCACAAGATGAAGGTTCTGGCGCTGGTCGATCGCGAGACCGGTCGCGCTCGCACGATGGTTGTCGACAATGTGAGCGCCGCAACGCTGTTGCCCATCGTACAGGCGAACGTTGCTCGCGAAGCTACTGTGATGACGGACGAGGCTAACGCTTATCGCAAGCTGGGCGATCACTTCGCGGGCCATGGCTTCACCGCGCACGGTGCGGGTCAGTACGTGGACTACGCCAACCCGACGATCCACACGAACACGGTCGAGGGCTATTTCAGCATCTTCAAGCGCGGCATGAAGGGCGTCTATCAGCATTGCGGCGAGCAGCACCTACACCGCTACCTCGCGGAGTTCGAGTTCCGGTACAATCATCGTATCGCGAACGGCTTTGACGATCGCCAGCGGGGACGCGAGGCGCTGACGGGCATCACCGGCAAGCGTCTTACTTACGCAAGGCCTGACCTCGACGCCTAA
- a CDS encoding SDR family NAD(P)-dependent oxidoreductase yields the protein MRFQDKSIIVTGAGSGIGRAAATLFAREGGKVVVADINETADATAQAIRDAGGTAEAIRIDAGKEEDVVRAVALAVETFGGLDVMFANAGISGGMANIFDTDVSLITEVLRVNLIGPYLAVKHAAPRIAERGGGAIVLTASVAGIRSGAGSPAYSASKAGVINLAMTSAQQLAGSNVRVNALCPGLTETGMTKPTFDYARDAGKMDKVGRLNPLRRGAQPDELAKVALFLASDDASYVNGQALAVDGGLSSSHPVTRQEYGKTAV from the coding sequence ATGCGCTTTCAGGACAAATCGATCATCGTCACCGGGGCCGGCTCGGGCATCGGACGTGCCGCGGCGACGCTATTCGCGCGCGAGGGCGGCAAGGTGGTCGTCGCCGACATCAACGAGACGGCCGATGCGACCGCGCAGGCGATCCGGGACGCCGGCGGCACCGCGGAGGCGATCCGGATCGACGCGGGGAAGGAAGAGGATGTGGTGAGGGCGGTCGCGCTGGCGGTCGAGACGTTCGGCGGGCTGGACGTGATGTTCGCCAACGCCGGCATCTCGGGCGGGATGGCGAACATCTTCGACACCGACGTATCGCTCATCACCGAAGTGCTGCGCGTCAACCTGATCGGTCCCTATCTAGCGGTGAAGCATGCCGCCCCGCGCATCGCCGAGCGTGGCGGCGGCGCGATCGTGCTGACCGCCAGCGTCGCGGGTATCCGCTCGGGCGCGGGATCGCCGGCGTATTCAGCGTCGAAGGCGGGGGTCATCAACCTGGCGATGACCTCGGCGCAGCAGCTGGCGGGGAGCAACGTCCGCGTCAACGCGCTGTGCCCCGGTCTGACCGAGACGGGCATGACCAAGCCCACGTTCGACTATGCGCGCGATGCGGGCAAGATGGACAAGGTCGGGCGGCTCAATCCGCTGCGCCGCGGGGCGCAACCGGATGAATTGGCGAAGGTTGCGCTGTTCCTCGCCAGCGACGATGCCAGCTATGTCAACGGACAGGCGCTGGCGGTCGACGGCGGCTTGTCGTCGAGCCATCCGGTCACCCGCCAGGAATATGGCAAGACCGCCGTCTGA
- a CDS encoding SDR family NAD(P)-dependent oxidoreductase, with translation MSLFDLTGKVVLITGSSRGIGKASAIACAEQGAKIVISSRKQDACDAVAEEINARFGDGTAIAVAANISDKAGLQALVDAARAAFGRIDVLVCNAASNPYYGPQEGIADEQFRKILDNNIISNHWLVQMVAPEMKERGDGSIVIVSSIGGLRGSTVIGAYCISKAADMQLARNLAHEYGKHGIRVNCIAPGLIKTDFAKALWEDEAAVAERNRTTPLRRIGEPEEIAGAVVYLASRASGFMTGQTMVIDGGVTI, from the coding sequence ATGTCGCTGTTCGATCTGACCGGAAAGGTCGTGCTCATCACCGGGTCCTCGCGCGGGATCGGCAAGGCATCCGCGATCGCCTGTGCCGAGCAGGGAGCGAAGATCGTCATCTCCAGCCGCAAGCAGGATGCCTGCGACGCGGTCGCGGAGGAGATCAACGCGCGCTTCGGTGACGGCACCGCGATCGCGGTCGCCGCCAATATCTCCGACAAGGCAGGGCTTCAGGCGCTGGTCGATGCGGCGCGCGCGGCGTTCGGGCGGATCGACGTGCTGGTCTGCAATGCCGCATCGAACCCCTATTACGGGCCGCAGGAGGGGATCGCGGACGAGCAGTTCCGCAAGATCCTCGACAACAACATCATCTCCAACCACTGGCTGGTGCAGATGGTCGCCCCCGAGATGAAGGAGCGCGGAGACGGATCGATCGTGATCGTCTCCTCGATCGGGGGCCTGCGCGGGTCGACCGTGATCGGCGCCTATTGCATCAGCAAGGCCGCCGACATGCAGCTCGCGCGCAATCTGGCGCACGAATATGGCAAGCACGGCATCCGCGTGAACTGCATCGCACCCGGCCTCATCAAGACCGATTTCGCCAAGGCGCTGTGGGAGGACGAGGCGGCGGTCGCCGAGCGCAACCGCACCACGCCGCTGCGCCGCATCGGCGAGCCGGAAGAGATCGCGGGTGCGGTCGTCTATCTCGCCAGCCGCGCGAGCGGTTTCATGACCGGGCAGACGATGGTGATCGACGGGGGCGTGACGATCTGA
- a CDS encoding phosphotransferase family protein yields MTDASLQEEIAERDRLDTDRLAAWMRERVPGFDGPLTYAKFAGGQSNPTYKLMTPGTNYVLRRKPMGELLPSAHQVDREYRVMAALHPTGFPVPRQYGLCEDDGVIGSAFYVMEMVDGRTIWDGAMPELTPEQRRDHYHAMIDVLADLHNTDHESIGLGDFGRPGNYFERQVSRWTKQYRGAETEHMPAMESLIEWLPRTLPEQTRTSIVHGDYRVDNMKFAPGTEPRVAAVLDWELCTLGDPTADLTYYLMSWVTEPEGRSGVMGLTGPETGIPPLEEMVARYCARTGRDGLPQLDWYFAFNLFRLASIVQGIKKRFLIGTASNAKAEETAKRVPMLADAAWGFAQKAGA; encoded by the coding sequence ATGACCGACGCCAGCCTCCAGGAAGAGATCGCCGAGCGCGATCGGCTCGACACCGACCGGCTTGCGGCATGGATGCGCGAGCGCGTGCCGGGGTTCGACGGGCCGCTGACCTACGCCAAGTTCGCGGGCGGCCAGTCGAACCCGACGTACAAGCTGATGACGCCGGGCACCAATTACGTCCTGCGGCGCAAGCCGATGGGCGAGCTGTTGCCGTCGGCGCATCAGGTCGATCGCGAATATCGCGTGATGGCGGCGCTGCATCCGACCGGCTTTCCGGTGCCGCGGCAATATGGGTTGTGCGAGGACGACGGCGTCATCGGCTCCGCCTTCTACGTGATGGAGATGGTCGACGGCCGCACGATCTGGGACGGCGCGATGCCCGAGCTGACGCCCGAGCAGCGGCGCGACCATTATCATGCGATGATCGACGTGCTGGCCGACCTGCACAACACCGATCACGAGAGCATCGGGCTGGGCGATTTCGGGCGACCGGGCAATTACTTCGAGCGCCAGGTCAGCCGCTGGACCAAACAGTATCGCGGTGCCGAGACCGAGCATATGCCGGCGATGGAATCGCTGATCGAGTGGCTACCGCGCACCCTGCCCGAGCAGACGCGGACCTCGATCGTCCACGGCGACTACCGCGTCGACAATATGAAGTTCGCGCCCGGCACCGAGCCGCGCGTGGCGGCGGTGCTCGACTGGGAGCTGTGCACGCTGGGCGATCCGACCGCGGACCTGACCTATTATCTGATGAGCTGGGTGACCGAGCCGGAGGGGCGATCCGGCGTGATGGGGCTGACGGGGCCGGAGACGGGCATCCCGCCGCTGGAGGAAATGGTCGCGCGTTATTGCGCGCGGACCGGGCGTGACGGGCTGCCCCAGCTCGACTGGTATTTCGCGTTCAACCTCTTCCGCCTCGCCAGCATCGTGCAGGGGATCAAGAAGCGCTTCCTGATCGGCACCGCGAGCAACGCCAAGGCGGAGGAGACCGCCAAGCGGGTGCCGATGCTGGCGGATGCGGCCTGGGGCTTCGCGCAGAAGGCGGGGGCGTAA
- a CDS encoding Zn-dependent alcohol dehydrogenase has protein sequence MVKAAVLFETKKPLEVADVLVANPGPHEVLIRTVAVGVCRSDLHFVDGAYPHPLPAIPGHEAAGVVEAVGSEVRTVKVGDHVVTCLSAFCGHCEFCITGRMFLCVSAETRRGKNDAPRLTLADGGAVNQMLNLSAYAEMMLVHEHACVAIDRDMPLDRAALIGCAVTTGAGAVFNTNDVSPGETVCVVGCGGIGLAAVNAAKIAGAGKIIALDPVPEKRAIAEKLGATHTFDAMADDVVAEVVELSRGGVHHAIEAVGRPQSAATTVSVLRRGGTATILGMMPLGEKVGLSAMDLLSGKRLQGGLMGSNRFPVDIPRLVDFYQRGMLDLDTIIAERLPLDRINHAFDELRKGDATRSVITFDQ, from the coding sequence ATCGTGAAAGCCGCCGTCCTGTTCGAAACCAAGAAGCCGCTGGAGGTGGCCGACGTTCTCGTCGCCAATCCGGGTCCGCACGAGGTGCTGATCCGCACCGTCGCGGTCGGCGTGTGCCGGTCCGACCTGCATTTCGTCGACGGTGCCTATCCGCATCCGCTGCCCGCGATCCCCGGTCACGAGGCCGCCGGCGTGGTGGAGGCGGTGGGCAGCGAGGTGCGCACCGTGAAGGTGGGCGACCATGTCGTCACCTGTCTCTCCGCCTTTTGCGGGCATTGCGAATTCTGCATCACCGGGCGGATGTTCCTGTGCGTCAGCGCCGAGACGCGGCGGGGCAAGAACGACGCGCCGCGGCTCACGCTGGCGGACGGCGGTGCGGTCAACCAGATGCTGAACCTCAGCGCCTATGCCGAGATGATGCTGGTCCACGAGCATGCGTGCGTCGCGATCGACCGCGACATGCCGCTCGACCGTGCCGCGCTGATCGGCTGCGCGGTGACGACGGGCGCGGGCGCGGTATTCAACACCAACGACGTGTCGCCGGGCGAGACGGTGTGCGTGGTCGGCTGCGGCGGGATCGGCCTGGCTGCGGTCAACGCCGCGAAGATCGCGGGGGCGGGCAAGATCATCGCGCTCGATCCGGTGCCCGAGAAGCGCGCGATCGCGGAGAAGCTGGGCGCGACGCATACGTTCGACGCGATGGCGGACGATGTCGTCGCCGAGGTGGTCGAACTGTCGAGGGGCGGCGTCCATCACGCGATCGAGGCGGTCGGGCGCCCGCAGTCGGCGGCGACGACCGTGTCCGTGCTGCGGCGCGGCGGTACCGCGACGATCCTGGGCATGATGCCGCTCGGCGAGAAGGTCGGGCTGTCGGCGATGGACCTGCTGTCGGGCAAGCGGCTGCAGGGCGGATTGATGGGATCGAACCGCTTCCCGGTCGACATTCCCCGGCTGGTCGATTTCTATCAGCGCGGGATGCTCGACCTGGATACCATCATCGCCGAGCGGCTGCCGCTCGACCGGATCAACCATGCGTTCGACGAGCTCCGCAAGGGCGACGCGACGCGCAGCGTGATTACGTTCGACCAATGA
- a CDS encoding acyl-CoA dehydrogenase family protein yields the protein MDFTLNERETYFRDRVRDFIAQNITPRQAEYDRQHHEGEPWKVLPVIEEVKALAKEAGLWNFFMPPHSGQHHVDETFVFEGTQLTNLEYALCAEEMGRVGWASECFNCSAPDTGNMEVLHRYGTLEQKERWLRPLMNGEIRSVFLMTEPAVASSDATNIETRIERDGDHYVINGRKWWSSGVGDPRCKIGILMGKTSFEGSRHSQQSQVLVPMDTPGVKIERMLSVYGYDHAPHGHGDVTFTDVRVPVENVILGEGRGFEIAQGRLGPGRIHHCMRTIGVAEVAIEKMAKRLVSRIAFGKRVADHSVWEERIARARIDIEMTRLLCLKAADLMDRAGNKAAQQEIAMIKVQAPMMALKILDDAVQAHGGGGVAEDFGLAHAWAAMRTLRLADGPDEVHNRAIARNEFGKYADWKAERPSNDRGPAVEVSSADIGVSR from the coding sequence ATGGACTTCACGCTGAACGAGCGCGAGACCTATTTCCGCGATCGCGTGCGCGACTTCATTGCCCAGAACATCACGCCGCGACAGGCCGAATACGATCGCCAGCATCATGAGGGCGAGCCATGGAAGGTGCTCCCCGTCATCGAGGAGGTGAAGGCGCTGGCGAAGGAGGCGGGCCTCTGGAACTTCTTCATGCCGCCGCATTCGGGCCAGCACCATGTCGACGAGACGTTCGTGTTCGAGGGCACGCAGCTGACCAACCTGGAATATGCGTTGTGCGCCGAGGAAATGGGGCGCGTGGGCTGGGCCAGCGAGTGCTTCAACTGCTCCGCCCCGGACACCGGCAATATGGAGGTGCTCCACCGCTACGGTACGCTGGAGCAGAAGGAGCGCTGGTTGCGCCCGCTGATGAACGGGGAGATCCGCTCGGTCTTCCTGATGACCGAGCCGGCGGTGGCGAGCTCGGACGCGACCAATATCGAGACGCGGATCGAGCGTGACGGCGATCATTACGTCATCAACGGCCGTAAATGGTGGTCGTCGGGCGTCGGTGATCCGCGCTGCAAGATCGGCATCCTGATGGGCAAGACCAGCTTCGAGGGCTCGCGCCACAGCCAGCAGAGCCAGGTGCTGGTGCCGATGGACACGCCGGGTGTGAAGATCGAGCGGATGCTGTCGGTCTATGGCTATGACCATGCGCCGCACGGGCACGGCGACGTGACCTTCACCGACGTCCGCGTGCCGGTGGAGAACGTGATCCTGGGCGAGGGCCGCGGGTTCGAGATCGCGCAGGGGCGCCTGGGGCCGGGGCGCATCCATCACTGCATGCGCACGATCGGCGTCGCAGAGGTCGCGATCGAGAAGATGGCCAAGCGCCTCGTCAGCCGCATCGCCTTCGGCAAGCGCGTCGCCGACCATAGCGTGTGGGAAGAGCGGATCGCGCGCGCGCGGATCGACATCGAGATGACGCGCCTGCTCTGCCTGAAGGCGGCCGACCTGATGGATCGCGCCGGCAACAAGGCGGCGCAGCAGGAGATCGCGATGATCAAGGTCCAGGCGCCGATGATGGCGCTCAAGATCCTCGACGACGCGGTGCAGGCGCATGGCGGCGGCGGCGTGGCGGAGGACTTCGGTCTGGCGCACGCCTGGGCCGCGATGCGCACGCTGCGGCTGGCCGATGGTCCGGACGAGGTCCACAACCGCGCGATCGCGCGCAACGAATTCGGCAAATATGCCGACTGGAAGGCGGAGCGCCCGTCGAACGACCGCGGACCGGCGGTCGAGGTGTCGAGCGCCGACATCGGGGTCAGCCGCTAA
- a CDS encoding TetR/AcrR family transcriptional regulator produces MGDARTEETTSTRRFREKREAILAAAAEAINEQSAKGMTFADVARRVGLNTTSVTYYFKRKEDLAAAAFEHTLDYLLAMLEEAATEATPVERVERLVTINMARLMRIDRGEERPIAVLSDLRAMDEPVRGPLMARWREVFRRTRALWGDGRGRAATDLAGARAHVLLENLFWLPVWLPRYEADQHPRVMERLIDIFRHGVAGPGATWTPRAIAVPHDDAVPGREAFLLAATRLINELGYRGASVQRIASELNVTKGSFYHHLDAKDDLVAACYRRSFDTIAATQQAADARGGSYWQRLSDTIAALLEVQFSERESLLRTTALSGLPAGERHLMVDRSNRIARRFAGTMMDGIAEGTMRPVDSLVASQAMMAFLNAAFDMRKWAWSMPRERAVAYYASALMFGMFDDRALEI; encoded by the coding sequence ATGGGGGACGCACGGACCGAAGAAACCACCAGCACGCGGCGCTTTCGCGAAAAGCGCGAGGCCATCCTCGCCGCCGCGGCCGAGGCGATCAACGAACAGAGTGCGAAGGGGATGACCTTCGCCGACGTGGCGCGACGCGTCGGGCTCAACACCACCAGCGTCACTTACTATTTCAAACGCAAGGAGGATCTGGCCGCCGCCGCGTTCGAGCACACGCTCGACTACCTGCTGGCGATGCTGGAGGAGGCCGCGACCGAAGCCACGCCGGTCGAGCGCGTCGAACGACTGGTGACGATCAACATGGCGCGGCTGATGCGGATCGACCGCGGCGAGGAGCGCCCGATCGCGGTCCTCTCCGACCTTCGCGCGATGGACGAGCCCGTGCGCGGCCCGTTGATGGCCCGCTGGCGCGAGGTCTTCCGCCGCACCCGCGCCTTGTGGGGCGACGGTCGCGGGCGCGCCGCCACCGACCTCGCCGGCGCGCGCGCGCACGTGCTGCTGGAAAACCTGTTCTGGCTCCCGGTCTGGCTGCCCCGCTACGAGGCCGATCAGCATCCCCGCGTGATGGAGCGGCTGATCGACATCTTCCGCCACGGCGTCGCGGGGCCGGGCGCGACCTGGACACCGCGCGCGATCGCGGTGCCGCACGACGATGCCGTGCCGGGGCGCGAGGCGTTCCTGCTGGCGGCCACCCGCCTCATCAACGAACTCGGCTATCGCGGCGCCTCGGTGCAGCGGATCGCGTCCGAACTGAACGTCACCAAGGGCAGCTTCTACCACCATCTCGATGCCAAGGACGACCTCGTCGCCGCCTGCTACCGTCGCAGCTTCGACACGATCGCCGCGACGCAGCAGGCCGCGGATGCGCGCGGTGGCAGCTACTGGCAGCGGCTGTCGGATACGATCGCGGCGCTGCTGGAGGTGCAATTCTCCGAGCGCGAGTCGCTGCTGCGCACCACCGCGCTCAGCGGGCTGCCGGCGGGCGAGCGGCACCTGATGGTCGATCGCTCCAACCGCATCGCGCGCCGCTTCGCGGGCACGATGATGGACGGCATCGCGGAAGGCACGATGCGCCCCGTCGACAGTCTGGTCGCCAGCCAGGCGATGATGGCCTTCCTCAACGCCGCGTTCGACATGCGCAAATGGGCGTGGTCGATGCCGCGGGAACGGGCGGTGGCCTATTACGCCTCCGCGCTGATGTTCGGCATGTTCGACGATCGCGCGCTCGAGATCTGA
- a CDS encoding helix-turn-helix domain-containing protein, with translation MGEATTPIVYWAPGDELARYVTGFHRFSAPSMAGGYRDAFFPGGASIRLTLEHDRDWSVRLGNRTFDPVPRDAFFGPSSSASYLTTYGGTVVGVGLLPLGWAQLFGGDIARYANRIVPLAEVDAGGSTLREALEAGEPPQEAFTRWLTARLHRRPPADPRIEQLSALLEDPATTRIEMMADALQVTQRGLAAMTRFNFGFTPKLLLRRTRFMRALSGVLIDPARGSEVLDATGYWDRSHFLRDSHLFLGCSVRDFQRRRGPLNQLAFTAREEALGSPV, from the coding sequence ATGGGGGAAGCGACGACGCCGATCGTCTATTGGGCGCCCGGCGACGAATTGGCGCGCTATGTCACGGGTTTTCATCGGTTTAGCGCGCCCAGCATGGCGGGCGGCTATCGCGACGCGTTCTTTCCCGGCGGGGCGTCGATCCGCCTGACGCTGGAGCACGATCGCGACTGGAGCGTGCGGTTGGGGAACCGCACCTTCGATCCGGTACCACGCGATGCCTTTTTCGGGCCGAGCAGCAGCGCCTCCTATCTCACCACCTATGGCGGCACCGTCGTGGGGGTGGGGCTGTTGCCGCTCGGCTGGGCGCAATTGTTCGGCGGCGACATCGCGCGCTACGCCAACCGCATCGTCCCGCTGGCGGAGGTGGACGCAGGGGGCAGCACCCTGCGCGAGGCGCTGGAGGCGGGCGAGCCGCCGCAGGAGGCGTTCACCCGCTGGCTTACCGCGCGGCTGCACCGCCGCCCGCCGGCCGATCCCCGTATCGAACAACTGAGCGCGCTGCTGGAGGATCCGGCGACGACGCGTATCGAGATGATGGCGGACGCGTTGCAGGTCACCCAGCGCGGGCTGGCGGCGATGACGCGGTTCAACTTCGGTTTCACGCCCAAGCTGCTGCTCCGGCGCACGCGCTTCATGCGCGCGCTGAGCGGGGTGCTGATCGACCCGGCGCGCGGCAGCGAGGTACTGGACGCGACGGGCTATTGGGACCGTTCGCACTTCCTGCGCGACAGCCACCTGTTCCTGGGGTGTTCGGTAAGGGACTTCCAGCGGCGGCGCGGGCCGCTCAATCAACTGGCGTTCACCGCGCGCGAGGAGGCGCTGGGCTCGCCGGTGTAG
- a CDS encoding spinster family MFS transporter, whose product MGATLSDRPEIADTLVLKRRGLTLGLLTLTYFFSFMDRQILAILLEPIKADLQLTDTQLGLLSGLVFAIFYATLGLPIARLADRTSRKKIIAASLAIWSVMTALCGVAQNFTHLLLARIGVGVGEAGSGPPSQSIIADLYPPEKRASAMAIYSLGVLLGGGLGIMIGGNVAHAYGWRAAMMVVGIPGVILALIVWMFVAEPRRGLSDVQRVAEQEHDAAMPGMWQGFLAMLRNRAAVYLVAAMTLTSLVGYALTGWGPSYMQRSLDMTMLEVANYIALPAAFVGGGSALLGGMLADRMAKQYGIHTQAWVISMMKLIAFPFAVSFFFFDSKPVALTAYFVSLIFAGVYIGPTYALIQHLAPLRLRAMWAALTLLTVNLIGLGIGPLAVGQLSDALAPAYGEESLRYAMLAVAMITPLPILFYWRAGVLMKRMARVD is encoded by the coding sequence ATGGGTGCCACGCTCTCCGACCGGCCGGAGATCGCCGATACGCTCGTGCTGAAACGCCGCGGGCTGACGCTGGGGCTGCTGACGCTGACCTATTTCTTCAGCTTCATGGATCGCCAGATCCTGGCCATTCTGCTGGAGCCGATCAAGGCGGACCTGCAGCTGACGGACACGCAGCTCGGGCTGCTCTCCGGTCTCGTCTTCGCGATCTTCTATGCCACGCTGGGGCTGCCGATCGCGCGGCTGGCGGATCGCACCAGCCGCAAGAAGATCATCGCCGCCAGTCTCGCGATCTGGAGCGTGATGACCGCCCTGTGCGGCGTGGCGCAGAACTTCACGCACCTGCTGCTGGCGCGGATCGGCGTCGGCGTGGGGGAGGCGGGGTCGGGACCGCCGAGCCAGTCGATCATCGCCGATCTCTACCCGCCCGAAAAGCGCGCCAGCGCGATGGCGATCTATTCGCTGGGCGTGCTGCTGGGCGGCGGGCTGGGGATCATGATCGGCGGGAACGTCGCGCACGCCTATGGCTGGCGCGCGGCGATGATGGTCGTCGGCATCCCGGGCGTGATCCTGGCGCTGATCGTGTGGATGTTCGTCGCCGAGCCGCGGCGCGGCCTGTCCGATGTGCAGCGGGTCGCGGAGCAGGAGCACGACGCGGCGATGCCCGGCATGTGGCAGGGCTTCCTGGCGATGCTGCGCAACCGGGCGGCGGTCTATCTGGTCGCGGCAATGACGCTGACGTCGCTGGTCGGCTATGCGCTGACGGGATGGGGGCCGAGCTACATGCAGCGCTCGCTCGACATGACGATGCTGGAGGTCGCCAACTATATCGCGCTGCCCGCGGCGTTCGTCGGGGGCGGCTCGGCGCTGCTGGGCGGGATGCTGGCGGACCGCATGGCGAAGCAATACGGCATCCACACGCAGGCCTGGGTCATCAGCATGATGAAGCTGATCGCCTTTCCCTTCGCGGTGTCGTTCTTCTTCTTCGACAGCAAGCCGGTGGCGCTGACCGCCTATTTCGTCTCGCTGATCTTCGCGGGCGTCTATATCGGGCCGACCTATGCGCTGATCCAGCATCTGGCGCCGCTGCGGCTGCGCGCGATGTGGGCGGCGCTGACGCTGCTGACGGTGAACCTGATCGGGCTCGGCATCGGGCCGCTCGCGGTGGGTCAGCTGAGCGACGCGCTCGCGCCCGCCTATGGCGAGGAGTCGCTGCGCTATGCGATGCTGGCGGTGGCGATGATCACGCCCTTGCCGATCCTCTTCTACTGGCGCGCCGGCGTGCTGATGAAGCGGATGGCGCGCGTAGATTGA